Proteins found in one Bicyclus anynana chromosome 24, ilBicAnyn1.1, whole genome shotgun sequence genomic segment:
- the LOC112050157 gene encoding ankyrin repeat domain-containing protein 17-like, with translation MSLQQHLVHKFSSWKPPPPAVEGRSSGDVTLSFSAGVYSCLTDRLLYRVEKKEKIPPWVLVYSGGKTTKRIDNLAPCHPHRFRLQLVVRPSAVSGLADTLAQRCGGEQAARELLADGDESQGGEERRTDTPWLQSQWSDETWTSTESDGTAAACFCMAVRCGYLKQVQQMLEERPQLLSVINYSNGYTPLATAARKGDVNMVRYLVGAGAELEQRSSAGQTPLQLAVLCGHTAVADLLLEKGADFQARDLNQLRVEHYAVDSCAPDVLRLVLDRGGDVHVRDSNGWTPLFRAVCQGAKSEVIEELVRRGSDVEATDRRQLTVGAVAKLLKDRQGRRRESVLRAVDGQYQHEKVIANFTRLTKKISNFNNLFKH, from the exons ATGAGTCTCCAGCAGCACCTGGTGCACAAGTTCTCCAGCTGGAAGCCGCCGCCCCCTGCGGTGGAAGGGAGGAGCAGTGGTGACGTCACCCTCTCCTTCTCTGCCGGCGTGTACAGCTGCCTGACGGACCGCCTCCTGTACAGAGTGGAGAAGAAGGAGAAGATTCCTCCATGGGTTCTTGTCTATAG CGGAGGCAAAACCACAAAAAGAATAGACAACCTAGCGCCGTGCCACCCGCACCGCTTCCGTCTGCAGCTCGTCGTCAGGCCCAGCGCCGTCTCCGGGCTGGCGGACACCCTGGCGCAGCGCTGCGGGGGAGAGCAGGCGGCGCGCGAGCTGCTGGCAGACGGAGACGAGAGCCAGGGTGGAGAAGAGAGGAGGACAG ACACACCGTGGCTGCAGTCGCAGTGGTCGGACGAGACTTGGACCAGCACGGAGTCGGACGGCACGGCGGCCGCGTGCTTCTGCATGGCGGTGCGCTGTGGATACCTCAAGCAG GTGCAGCAAATGCTAGAAGAGCGTCCGCAGCTGCTGTCCGTCATCAACTACAGCAATGGGTACACGCCGCTCGCCACCGCCGCAAGAAAAG GTGACGTCAACATGGTGCGGTACCTGGTGGGCGCGGGCGCAGAGCTGGAGCAGCGCTCGTCAGCTGGGCAGACGCCGCTGCAGCTGGCCGTGCTGTGCGGACACACCGCGGTGGCTGACCTGCTGCTGGAGAAGGGCGCTGACTTCCAG GCGCGCGACCTCAACCAGCTGCGCGTGGAGCACTACGCGGTGGACTCGTGCGCACCGGACGTGCTCCGGCTCGTGCTGGACCGCGGCGGGGACGTGCACGTGCGCGACAGCAACGGCTGGACGCCGCTCTTCAGAGCTG TGTGCCAAGGAGCGAAGAGTGAAGTGATCGAGGAGCTGGTGCGACGCGGCAGCGACGTGGAGGCGACGGACCGGCGACAGCTGACCGTCGGCGCCGTCGCCAAGCTGCTCAAAGACCGACA AGGGCGGCGCCGCGAGTCCGTGCTGCGAGCCGTGGACGGGCAGTACCAGCACGAAAAGGTGATCGCCAACTTCACGCGCCTCACCAAGAAGATCTCCAACTTCAACAACCTGTTCAAGCATTAG